From Phycodurus eques isolate BA_2022a chromosome 13, UOR_Pequ_1.1, whole genome shotgun sequence, a single genomic window includes:
- the egfra gene encoding epidermal growth factor receptor — MEWQLLGSGVRGAKRTMARRLLEWLTVTSLLCSSLAAAEKKVCQSITNRLNLLGSKEDHYQNMVNTYSNCTVVLENLEITYMEEHRDLSFLRTIEEVGGYVLIALNTAPTIPLDNLRIIRGHSLYEGDFAFTVLANYDKATSRGTSQLLLTSLTEILKGGVKFGNNHLCNVDTIQWYDIVNEDNKPKMELPPAASNATLCKKCDKSCFNGSCWAPGPQNCQTLTKLNCAQQCSKRCKGPSPSDCCNEHCAAGCTGPRPTDCLACRDFQDDGVCKDSCPGLMRYDPNQHQLVPNPLGKYNFGATCVKSCPHNYVVTDHGACVRTCSGNTYEVEEGGVRKCAKCDGLCPKVCDGLGTGHLMHTLSINATNIDSFKNCTKINGNIAFIRTSIYGDTFTKTPKMDPAQLNVFKTVKEITGYLWIQTWPKSMSALCPFENLEIIRGRTKRGTRSVVVTQLDISYLGLRSLTEISDGDVVIMKNQNLCYTNESHWKTLFKSASQTTTVVENADSAKCAVRNDTCDRKCTADGCWGPGPNMCIACRDHSRDGSCVDSCNILDGEPREAVVKKTCVACHPECHHTNGTATCSAPGSANCTKCANFKDGLFCVARCPQGVPGEDDALVWKYADKTKVCRLCHPNCTQGCMGPGRQDCHGKSPSGLSMIAAGVVGGLLAVLVAGLSVVVFLRRRHIKRKRTMRRLLQEKELVEPLTPSGEAPNQALLRILKEPEFRKIKVLGSGAFGTVYKGLWVPEGEDVKIPVAIKVLREATAPKANKEILDEAYVMASVEHPHVCRLLGICLTSTVQLVTQLMPFGCLLHYVKENKDNIGSQYLLNWCVQIAKGMNYLEERHLVHRDLAARNVLVKTPQHVKITDFGLAKLLNADEKEYHADGGKVPIKWMALESILNRTYTHQSDVWSYGVTAWELMTFGTKPYDSIPASDIAGVLEKGERLPQPPICTIDVYMIMVKCWMIDADSRPRFRELIAEFTKMARDPPRYLVIQGDDSLHLQNPPNNKFYRTLVSGGDMDDAVDADEYLVPHHGFFASPSTSQTPLLHSTSLNSSTGTCNGRNGLLNGLPSRDGSIVLRYIPDPTDKPLDDAFQPASDYMNQNTASDMMNPVYQHPGPPRTLLPTISSDDADESEYLNCFKNGLNGPEYLNEFPCRPNGTIHAVHKYKPQNSIDNPDYQQSFTPTFKALMNGNLTGATNAQYLGPD, encoded by the exons ATGGAATGGCAGCTTCTCGGTAGCGGCGTCCGCGGTGCGAAAAGGACGATGGCTCGCCGCCTGCTGGAGTGGCTCACCGTCACCTCGCTGCTCTGCTCCTCGCTTGCGGCCGCCGAAAAGAAAG TGTGCCAAAGCATCACCAACCGCTTAAACCTGCTGGGCTCCAAAGAGGATCACTACCAGAACATGGTGAATACCTACAGCAACTGCACTGTGGTCCTGGAAAACCTGGAAATCACCTACATGGAGGAGCATCGCGACTTGTCCTTCCTCAGG ACGATAGAAGAAGTGGGCGGTTACGTACTCATCGCCCTCAACACCGCACCTACGATCCCGCTGGACAACCTGCGCATCATTCGTGGTCACTCGCTATACGAGGGCGACTTCGCGTTCACAGTGCTGGCCAATTACGACAAAGCCACCAGTCGGGGCACCAGCCAGCTCCTTCTGACCAGCCTCACAG AAATCCTCAAAGGAGGTGTGAAGTTTGGGAACAACCACCTGTGCAATGTGGATACCATCCAGTGGTACGACATCGTTAACGAGGACAATAAACCCAAAATGGAGCTGCCACCCGCGGCTAGCAACGCAACGCTTT gtaaaaaatgtgacaaaagctGCTTCAACGGTTCCTGCTGGGCACCCGGACCTCAAAACTGTCAGACTT TAACCAAGCTGAACTGCGCACAGCAGTGTTCAAAGAGGTGCAAAGGACCCTCGCCCAGCGATTGCTGCAACGAACACTGCGCTGCGGGTTGCACTGGACCCCGGCCCACCGACTGTCTG GCCTGTCGGGACTTCCAGGACGACGGGGTGTGCAAGGATTCCTGCCCGGGCCTCATGCGCTACGACCCCAACCAGCACCAGCTGGTACCCAACCCGCTCGGGAAGTACAACTTCGGCGCCACTTGTGTCAAGAGCTGCCCGC ATAACTATGTGGTGACGGACCATGGCGCGTGCGTGCGGACGTGCAGCGGCAACACTTACGAGGTGGAGGAGGGCGGCGTCAGGAAGTGTGCCAAATGCGATGGGCTATGCCCCAAAG TGTGTGACGGTCTGGGCACAGGCCACCTGATGCACACGCTCTCCATCAACGCCACCAACATTGACTCGTTTAAAAACTGCACCAAAATCAACGGCAACATCGCTTTCATCCGCACGTCCATTTACGG ggATACATTCACCAAAACACCAAAGATGGATCCCGCCCAGCTGAACGTGTTCAAGACAGTTAAAGAAATAACCG GATACTTGTGGATTCAAACGTGGCCCAAGAGCATGAGCGCCCTCTGTCCCTTCGAGAACCTGGAAATCATTCGAGGACGAACCAAGCG TGGAACCCGCAGCGTGGTTGTGACCCAGCTGGACATCAGCTACCTGGGCCTGCGCTCCCTCACAGAGATCAGCGACGGCGACGTGGTCATCATGAAGAACCAGAACCTCTGCTACACCAACGAGAGCCACTGGAAGACGCTCTTCAAGTCCGCCAGCCAGACCACGACCGTCGTCGAGAACGCAGACTCTGCCAAATGTG CTGTGAGAAACGATACATGCGATCGGAAGTGCACGGCGGACGGTTGCTGGGGTCCCGGCCCCAACATGTGCATCGCCTGCAGGGACCACAGTCGCGACGGCAGCTGCGTAGACTCCTGCAACATCCTGGACGG GGAGCCGCGGGAGGCCGTGGTGAAAAAAACCTGTGTGGCTTGTCACCCGGAGTGCCATCATACGAACGGGACGGCGACTTGCAGCGCTCCA GGTTCCGCCAACTGCACCAAGTGCGCCAACTTCAAGGACGGACTCTTCTGCGTGGCCCGCTGCCCTCAAGGCGTGCCCGGCGAGGACGACGCGCTCGTGTGGAAATATGCCGACAAAACCAAAGTGTGCCGGCTGTGTCACCCCAACTGCACCCAAGG gtgcATGGGGCCCGGTCGCCAAGACTGCCATGGTAAaag TCCTTCAGGTCTGTCCATGATCGCGGCGGGTGTGGTGGGCGGCCTTCTGGCGGTTCTGGTGGCCGGCCTGTCTGTCGTCGTCTTTCTCCGCCGACGGCACatcaagaggaaaaggaccatgcGGCGACTCCTCCAGGAAAAAGAA TTGGTCGAACCGCTGACTCCAAGCGGCGAGGCGCCCAACCAAGCTCTGCTGCGCATCCTGAAGGAACCCGAATTCAGGAAAATCAAAGTTTTGGGATCTGGGGCTTTTGGTACAGTCTACAAG GGCCTTTGGGTGCCGGAGGGAGAGGACGTGAAGATCCCAGTGGCCATCAAGGTTTTGCGAGAGGCCACGGCACCGAAAGCCAACAAAGAGATCTTAGAC GAGGCCTACGTGATGGCCAGCGTGGAGCACCCGCACGTGTGCCGCCTGCTGGGCATCTGCCTGACGTCCACCGTGCAGCTCGTCACCCAGTTGATGCCCTTCGGCTGCCTGCTGCACTACGTCAAGGAGAACAAGGACAACATCGGCTCGCAGTACTTGCTCAACTGGTGCGTGCAGATCGCGAAG GGGATGAACTACCTGGAGGAGCGCCACTTGGTCCACCGGGACTTGGCTGCCAGGAACGTCCTGGTGAAGACCCCCCAGCACGTCAAGATCACTGACTTCGGCCTGGCCAAGCTGCTGAATGCCgacgagaaagagtaccacgcAGACGGAGGAAAG GTGCCCATCAAGTGGATGGCTCTCGAGTCGATTCTAAATAGGACGTACACACACCAGAGCGACGTATGGAGTTACG GCGTGACAGCGTGGGAGCTGATGACATTCGGGACCAAGCCGTACGACAGCATTCCGGCCAGCGACATAGCCGGTGTGCTGGAGAAAGGCGAGCGTCTTCCTCAGCCTCCCATCTGCACCATCGACGTCTATATGATCATGGTTAAAT GTTGGATGATCGACGCAGATAGTCGACCACGTTTCCGAGAACTAATAGCAGAGTTCACAAAAATGGCGCGGGATCCTCCCCGTTACCTCGTCATCCAG GGGGACGATAGCTTGCATTTGCAGAATCCTCCCAATAACAAGTTCTACCGCACCCTGGTGAGCGGCGGGGACATGGACGACGCCGTAGACGCCGACGAGTACCTGGTACCGCACCACGGCTTCTTCGCCAGCCCGAGCACGTCGCAGACGCCGCTGCTCCACTCCACC AGCCTGAACAGCAGCACTGGGACGTGCAATGGCAGAAATGGATTACTG AACGGATTACCCAGCAGGGATGGAAGCATAGTTCTTCGCTACATTCCTGATCCCACAGATAAACCATTAGATGACGCTTTCCAGCCTGCTTCAG ACTACATGAACCAGAACACGGCCTCGGACATGATGAATCCCGTGTACCAGCACCCCGGCCCTCCACGCACGCTTCTACCCACCATCTCCTCGGACGACGCCGATGAGTCCGAGTACCTTAACTGCTTCAAGAATGGGCTCAACGGACCCgagtacctgaacgagttcccGTGCCGCCCCAATGGCACGATTCACGCCG